A region from the Paludicola sp. MB14-C6 genome encodes:
- a CDS encoding aminotransferase class I/II-fold pyridoxal phosphate-dependent enzyme: MRMVPFDVPGHKRGKGNQELTNFLGEKCLTVDVNSMKPLDNLCHPVSVIKDAEELAADAFGAAHAFFMVNGTTSSVQAMVLSACKKGEKIILPRNVHRSVINALILCGAIPVYINPQTNERLGIALGMRVEDVKNAIAQHPDAKAILINNPTYYGICSNLKAITELAHQNNMLVLVDEAHGTHFYFGENMPISAMAADADMASVSMHKSGGSLTQSSFLLCGKRMNANYVRQIINLTQTTSGSYLLLSSLDISRKNLALNGKIIFQKVSELCEYAREEINQIGDYYAYSKELINGDTIFDFDTTKLSVNTFDIGLAGIEVYDLLRDEYDIQIEFGDIGNILAYVSVGDNYKNIERLIGALSEIRRRYKKDKSGMLRHEYINPKVTLSPQEAFYGEKTSVSLEESVGRVCCEFVMCYPPGIPILAPGEEITKEIIDYINYAKDKGCFLTGPQDMHIKRLQVWKGAL, encoded by the coding sequence ATGAGAATGGTACCATTTGACGTTCCCGGTCATAAACGTGGAAAAGGCAATCAGGAGCTCACAAATTTTCTCGGTGAAAAGTGTTTAACGGTTGATGTGAACTCTATGAAACCGCTTGATAATTTGTGTCATCCTGTTTCAGTCATTAAAGATGCGGAAGAGCTTGCTGCTGATGCGTTTGGCGCTGCTCATGCATTCTTTATGGTAAATGGTACAACGTCATCCGTTCAAGCCATGGTTCTTTCTGCTTGTAAAAAAGGCGAAAAAATAATTCTTCCACGCAATGTCCACAGAAGCGTAATCAACGCATTAATACTATGTGGCGCAATCCCCGTTTATATTAACCCTCAAACCAATGAACGACTTGGTATCGCTCTTGGTATGCGGGTGGAAGATGTGAAAAATGCAATTGCTCAGCATCCAGATGCGAAAGCAATTTTAATCAATAATCCCACCTATTATGGAATTTGTTCCAATTTAAAAGCAATTACAGAACTTGCTCATCAAAACAACATGTTGGTTTTAGTTGACGAAGCACATGGAACCCATTTTTATTTTGGAGAAAATATGCCTATTTCTGCAATGGCGGCTGACGCCGATATGGCTTCGGTCAGTATGCATAAATCGGGCGGGTCTTTAACTCAAAGCTCCTTTTTATTATGCGGTAAGCGAATGAACGCCAATTATGTTCGACAAATTATCAATCTTACCCAAACAACAAGTGGCTCCTATCTTTTACTATCAAGCCTTGATATTTCAAGAAAAAATTTAGCTTTAAACGGCAAAATAATATTCCAAAAAGTATCTGAGCTTTGCGAGTATGCAAGAGAGGAAATTAACCAAATCGGCGATTACTATGCATATTCCAAAGAGCTTATCAATGGGGATACGATATTTGACTTTGATACTACTAAGCTCTCTGTCAATACATTTGATATCGGTCTTGCCGGAATTGAGGTTTATGATTTACTGCGTGATGAATACGATATTCAAATTGAATTCGGCGATATTGGAAATATTCTAGCTTATGTTTCTGTTGGCGATAACTATAAAAATATCGAACGACTGATTGGTGCACTATCCGAAATTAGAAGGCGCTATAAAAAAGACAAAAGCGGTATGCTTCGTCATGAATATATTAACCCTAAGGTTACTTTATCACCCCAAGAAGCTTTTTATGGTGAGAAAACTAGTGTTTCCTTAGAAGAAAGCGTTGGTAGGGTATGCTGTGAATTTGTAATGTGTTATCCACCGGGAATACCTATTTTAGCGCCTGGGGAAGAAATTACAAAAGAAATCATTGATTATATTAACTATGCAAAAGATAAGGGCTGTTTTTTAACTGGTCCACAAGATATGCATATCAAACGACTTCAAGTCTGGAAAGGGGCATTGTAG
- the speE gene encoding polyamine aminopropyltransferase has protein sequence MELWYSEKHTKNVKFSIKVDKQLCSLQSEFQRIDIFESKEFGRFLTLDGYMMLTEKDEFIYHEMITHVPMAVHPNIQNVLVIGAGDGGVVRELTRYNTIQRIDLVEIDEMVVTVCKEYLKQTACKFDDPRVNIYYQDGLKFIRKYENEYDLIIVDSTDPFGPGEGLFTKEFYGNCYKALKEDGIMVNQHESPFYEEDAVAMKRAHKRIVESFPISRVYQAHIPTYPSGHWLFGFASKKYHPITDLDANKWNTLQLQTKYYNTKLHKGSFYLPNYVEEMLKDVE, from the coding sequence TTGGAATTATGGTATAGCGAAAAGCACACGAAAAACGTTAAATTTTCTATCAAAGTAGATAAGCAGCTTTGCAGCTTACAAAGCGAATTTCAACGGATTGACATCTTTGAATCCAAAGAATTCGGTCGCTTTTTAACGTTGGATGGATATATGATGTTAACTGAAAAAGATGAATTTATCTATCACGAAATGATTACTCATGTTCCAATGGCAGTTCATCCTAATATACAAAATGTACTTGTCATAGGTGCAGGAGATGGCGGAGTTGTTCGAGAACTCACTCGTTATAATACGATTCAACGTATTGATTTAGTCGAAATTGATGAGATGGTAGTAACAGTTTGCAAGGAATATCTCAAACAAACTGCTTGTAAGTTCGATGATCCAAGAGTGAATATTTATTATCAAGATGGGTTGAAATTTATTCGCAAATATGAAAATGAATATGATCTTATTATCGTCGATTCTACAGACCCATTTGGGCCAGGAGAAGGCCTGTTTACCAAAGAATTCTATGGCAACTGTTATAAAGCGTTAAAAGAAGATGGCATTATGGTAAACCAACATGAAAGCCCATTTTATGAAGAAGATGCAGTCGCTATGAAACGTGCTCATAAACGAATTGTGGAATCATTCCCAATTAGCCGTGTTTATCAAGCTCATATTCCGACCTATCCATCGGGCCATTGGCTATTTGGCTTTGCCTCCAAAAAATATCATCCAATTACAGATTTAGATGCAAACAAATGGAATACTTTGCAGCTGCAAACGAAATATTACAATACCAAGCTGCATAAAGGTTCGTTCTATCTTCCAAACTATGTAGAGGAGATGTTAAAAGATGTGGAATAA
- the speB gene encoding agmatinase yields the protein MWNKNIETFIGCNNEYSESKLVLFGAPFDGTTSYRPGTRFASKAIRSESFGIETYSPYQDKDLEDICVFDAGDLDIPFGNTERVLQEIESFTQTVLQDNKLPIMIGGEHLVTLGAVRAVAKQYPNLHIIHLDAHADLREDYLGETLSHATVLHRIWDLVGDNKIYQFGIRSGERAEFEFANEHTVMQKFNLDGFQKVIKKLKDVPVYFTLDLDVLDPSILPGTGTPEAGGISFTELIEAILQLSNLNIVGCDVNELSPVYDQSGVSTAVACKTVRELLLTLGGL from the coding sequence ATGTGGAATAAAAACATTGAAACTTTTATTGGTTGCAATAACGAATACTCTGAATCCAAGCTTGTGTTGTTCGGTGCTCCTTTTGACGGAACAACCTCTTATCGTCCCGGAACACGCTTTGCAAGCAAAGCAATCCGAAGTGAATCGTTTGGAATTGAAACCTATTCCCCTTATCAAGATAAAGATTTAGAAGATATCTGTGTTTTTGATGCTGGCGATCTTGATATTCCTTTCGGAAACACCGAACGTGTACTACAAGAAATTGAATCGTTCACACAAACGGTTTTACAAGATAACAAACTCCCAATTATGATTGGTGGCGAGCATTTAGTAACGCTTGGTGCAGTTCGTGCTGTTGCAAAGCAATATCCAAATTTGCATATTATTCATTTAGATGCCCATGCGGATTTACGGGAAGATTACTTAGGCGAAACACTATCTCACGCAACGGTATTGCATCGCATTTGGGATCTTGTTGGTGACAATAAAATCTATCAGTTTGGTATCCGCAGTGGTGAACGAGCAGAATTTGAGTTTGCAAACGAGCATACTGTCATGCAAAAATTCAATTTAGATGGATTTCAAAAAGTGATTAAAAAATTAAAAGATGTTCCTGTTTACTTTACTTTGGATTTGGATGTATTAGATCCATCGATTTTGCCTGGAACGGGTACGCCAGAAGCAGGCGGAATCTCTTTTACAGAATTAATAGAAGCAATTTTACAACTAAGCAACCTCAATATAGTTGGTTGCGATGTCAATGAACTATCCCCTGTTTACGACCAAAGTGGCGTTTCCACCGCTGTGGCTTGTAAAACAGTTAGAGAATTATTATTAACTTTAGGAGGACTTTAA
- a CDS encoding saccharopine dehydrogenase family protein: MGKALIIGCGGVASVTIHKCCQNSEVFEEIMIASRTKSKCDALKAKLDGGKTKIHTAQVDADNVAELVALINDFKPDVVINLALPYQDLTIMDACLETKTHYIDTANYEPLDTAKFEYKWQWAYREKFEKAGITALLGSGFDPGVTGVFSAYAQKHYFDEIHYLDILDANAGDHGYPFATNFNPEINIREVTANGSYWENGDWVETEPMEIKRVYNFPQIGDKDMYLLHHEELESLALNLKGIKRIRFFMTFGQSYLTHLKCLENVGMTSIEPINYNGMEIVPLQFLKAVLPDPATLGPRTKGKTNIGCIFKGIKDGKERTYYVYNVCDHQECYKEVESQAISYTTGVPAMIGAMLVMNGTWRKPGVYNIEEFDPDPFMEALNKWGLPWVEDFSPTLVD; this comes from the coding sequence ATGGGAAAAGCTTTAATTATTGGATGTGGCGGAGTTGCAAGTGTAACCATTCACAAATGTTGTCAAAACAGCGAAGTATTCGAAGAAATTATGATTGCAAGCAGAACAAAAAGTAAATGTGATGCGTTAAAAGCAAAGTTAGATGGTGGCAAGACAAAAATTCATACTGCACAAGTAGATGCAGATAACGTTGCTGAGCTAGTTGCACTAATCAATGACTTTAAACCGGACGTTGTAATCAATCTTGCACTTCCTTATCAAGATTTAACGATTATGGATGCTTGCTTAGAAACCAAAACACACTATATTGATACTGCAAACTATGAACCATTGGATACTGCAAAATTTGAATACAAATGGCAATGGGCATATAGAGAAAAATTCGAAAAAGCAGGTATTACCGCTCTACTAGGCTCTGGATTTGACCCTGGTGTAACCGGAGTGTTTTCAGCTTATGCACAAAAACATTATTTTGATGAAATTCATTATTTAGATATCCTTGACGCCAATGCTGGAGATCATGGTTACCCATTTGCAACAAACTTCAACCCTGAAATTAACATTCGTGAAGTAACTGCGAACGGAAGCTATTGGGAAAATGGCGATTGGGTTGAAACCGAGCCAATGGAAATCAAACGTGTTTATAACTTCCCTCAAATTGGTGATAAAGATATGTATTTATTACACCACGAGGAGTTAGAAAGCCTTGCTTTAAATCTAAAAGGTATCAAACGAATTCGTTTCTTTATGACATTCGGTCAAAGCTATTTGACACATCTAAAATGCCTTGAAAACGTTGGTATGACTTCTATTGAGCCAATTAACTACAACGGTATGGAAATCGTTCCATTGCAATTCCTAAAAGCAGTTCTTCCAGATCCTGCAACACTAGGCCCTAGAACAAAAGGAAAAACCAATATAGGTTGTATCTTCAAAGGTATCAAAGACGGAAAAGAAAGAACCTATTATGTATATAACGTTTGCGACCATCAAGAATGTTACAAAGAAGTAGAATCTCAAGCAATTTCTTATACTACCGGTGTACCTGCGATGATTGGTGCAATGCTTGTAATGAATGGCACTTGGAGAAAACCAGGTGTTTATAATATTGAAGAGTTCGATCCAGATCCATTTATGGAGGCTTTAAACAAATGGGGACTTCCTTGGGTAGAAGACTTCAGCCCAACTTTGGTAGACTAA
- the nspC gene encoding carboxynorspermidine decarboxylase has product MSVNFDTNKIKTPYYIVDENLLIENLKVLKSVSEQTGCKILLAQKAFSMFSLYPLIGDYLDGTTASGLFEAKLGFEEMSKENHVFSAAYLEEEMDEILEICDHIIFNSFAQWEKYKAKAMQCEQASHCGKEFGIRINPEFSTQDHAIYDPCAKGSRLGVTKKNFRPDLLDGISGLHFHTLCEQNSDDLIATLKVVEEKFGEYLPQMKWINFGGGHHITRADYDIKTLVDCINQFKQKYDVQVYLEPGEAVALNTGFLVSTVLDIVDNDFQIGILDTSAACHMPDVLEMPYRPNVLGSDLPDKKAYTYRFAGPTCLSGDIIGDYSFDQPLSIGDQVVFCDMAIYSMVKNNTFNGMKLPSIAIATKDGEVKLVKSFGYQDFKERLS; this is encoded by the coding sequence ATGAGCGTAAACTTCGATACCAATAAAATAAAAACGCCATATTATATCGTTGATGAAAATTTGCTCATTGAAAACCTAAAAGTGTTAAAATCAGTTTCTGAGCAAACAGGCTGCAAAATTTTATTAGCACAAAAAGCTTTTTCTATGTTTAGTCTTTACCCTCTTATTGGCGACTATTTAGACGGTACAACTGCAAGCGGATTATTTGAAGCAAAGCTTGGTTTTGAAGAAATGAGCAAAGAAAACCATGTATTTAGTGCCGCATATTTAGAAGAGGAAATGGATGAAATTTTAGAAATATGTGATCACATTATCTTTAACTCATTTGCACAATGGGAAAAATATAAAGCCAAAGCAATGCAATGCGAACAAGCGTCGCATTGCGGTAAAGAATTCGGAATTCGTATTAACCCTGAATTTTCAACCCAAGACCATGCAATCTATGATCCATGCGCAAAAGGGAGCCGCTTAGGCGTTACGAAAAAGAACTTCCGCCCAGATTTACTAGATGGAATCAGTGGACTGCATTTCCATACTCTCTGCGAACAAAACAGCGATGATTTAATCGCCACGTTAAAAGTAGTAGAAGAAAAATTCGGCGAATATTTACCGCAGATGAAGTGGATAAACTTTGGTGGAGGCCATCATATTACAAGAGCTGATTATGATATTAAAACCCTTGTTGATTGTATCAACCAATTCAAGCAAAAATATGATGTACAAGTTTATTTAGAGCCTGGCGAAGCAGTAGCGTTGAACACAGGCTTTTTAGTAAGCACCGTATTAGATATTGTCGATAATGATTTTCAAATCGGTATCTTAGATACCTCTGCAGCGTGCCATATGCCTGATGTATTAGAAATGCCATACCGTCCAAATGTGTTAGGCTCAGATTTGCCTGACAAGAAAGCATACACCTATCGTTTTGCGGGACCTACTTGCCTTTCTGGTGATATTATAGGGGATTATTCTTTTGATCAGCCTTTATCCATTGGTGATCAAGTTGTATTTTGTGATATGGCGATTTATTCTATGGTAAAAAACAATACTTTCAACGGTATGAAATTACCTTCCATTGCAATTGCAACAAAAGATGGCGAAGTAAAATTAGTGAAAAGCTTTGGATATCAAGATTTTAAGGAAAGATTATCATAA
- a CDS encoding DUF2500 family protein encodes MPTFLLIICILAAVGVPVGFIIHTFTSRKKAMNDPNSYILEAPEPVIESATIIELFEETNRYTYKSHCSSFRYCVRFLLQDSSELVFSVPFEVFSQLSVGQIGDLAMQNEQFLGFDVRYDSPI; translated from the coding sequence ATGCCAACATTTTTACTCATTATTTGTATTCTTGCAGCTGTTGGAGTTCCAGTTGGCTTTATTATTCATACCTTTACAAGCCGAAAAAAAGCTATGAATGATCCAAATTCTTATATATTAGAGGCTCCTGAACCTGTTATTGAATCTGCTACTATCATTGAATTGTTTGAAGAAACGAATCGTTATACATATAAAAGCCATTGTTCTAGCTTTCGCTACTGTGTCCGCTTTTTGCTCCAAGATTCTTCCGAGCTTGTATTTTCTGTCCCATTTGAAGTATTTTCTCAATTATCTGTTGGACAAATTGGTGATCTTGCAATGCAAAATGAACAGTTTTTAGGTTTCGATGTACGATATGATTCTCCTATATAA